GTAGAAACGAGAGAAGAAGCTAAAAAAGTAGGAGAAGTAGAAACAGGGGTAGGAGTAGGGGAAGGAGTTGAATCAACTATAGACGTAAAATCCACCTCTGAAATGAGGGAAACAAAATACTGCATGAAcccatttaaaaaattaatttccttttttaaaagtagtAGCAAACATGATAACAAGAGAGTGAACTGGTTTCAtcatttcttaaaatatggGAAAATGAATTTTACAGATTTCAAAAATGCCATATTGTATCTTAAATTTAAATGGCCAAGAGATTCATTATTTCCAtcttacaatatttttttatttgaaaaaggTTTAAGTAAAAACAGTGATTCACCATTAATACGAAAAAAAGTTGAACACTATATTCAATATcaagaaataaatgaaaatttattaaaaagttgcttttattgtttttcaGATGGTAAGGAATATGTAACAGcttatgatatattaaataaatttattcaatggaaaaaaaataataaatggaaaaaagaaaatgagaaaagaagctttttcttatttatcagaaaatataacaatactGACGATTCGATAGATTGGTATACTTTCAAAAATAAGATTGATTCTTACACAGTTCACTTGTATGAatccaaaaaataatagagcCTTTGTTTTCTCCATCTCCTCTTCATACCTAAgcaggtatatatatatatatatatatgccgAAAATTTGTATTTGCGCATACCTCGAAGAACTTGTTCTTTTAGTTGAGCATGCGCACATATGCGGTTTATTTTATGCGAtcatatgtttatacattCTATAGGCATATTAAATGAAGTATCCATTTCCACCATATATCACTATTTAAGCTCATTCACCTTAACCatcttacatttttttttttttttttttttttgttattattataacattcAATAgtaagttaattttttttgtgatttttcgtatcatatttttttattaataatttgtgTGTCGTAAGGGCTTATCCGTAGTAATTAAAGTGCATACATACTGACACAGGtgcatgtacacatatatatatatatatatatatatatatatgaatgcaCATGCATATACCCATACCATACGCATATCCAgttgcacatatatactgCAGGCATGGATGTTAACAACACATAAAGAAGCGAGTTTCCCAATTTTCGTACACCTTATTCTCTTCATCATGactcatatataatatgcatatttatatgtgtgcTTAGAATTTGTCAATTTTGCAAATGCATAAAAAAGGTGTCAATaagattatttattttacccCAAATGATGGTAATAGCATAATAAGTATAAATTGATAATATGAGAAATTGATAAAATGAGAAATTGATAAAACGATAAATTGATAAAACGATAAATTGATAAAACGATAAATTGATAAAACGATAAATTGATAAAatgagaaataaatatactgaTAAATGATGTAATACACGTTTTTCTTcagttattttaaaaataaaaaagctcACAGCGGGAACAGTATGCATTAAGGAGTAGTTAAATCAGTCACACTGCTAAgcaatgaatattttttttttatttaaaaaaaataaaagtatactaatttaaaaaaaaaaaaatttaaatttttagcTACAACTACGAAATTTTAAACAGCTGTAACATGTACGTAaagatacatatattatatgcacacatattgcgtgtgtgtatatgcacatttaTATGGGTTAAAAAAGGAGCAATTAAAACaacataaaaacattttaaagcGCTAGCgcaatataaatgaaatgaaaaatgcaaCATGACGAAAAATGAATAAGAAAGGTATGCGCGCGTACATACTACTGTACGTGTGCATGTATGTCTgtacgcatgtatgtatttacacatgtatgtatttacacatgtatgtatttacacatgtatgtatttacacatgtatgtatattagCATGTATCAATGTACACACACACGATACACATATAAGACATTACAAATCagggaaataaaaagagtGAAAAATTgtactaaaataaaaaaaaaatttaaatggcCACATTTTGCCGACAAAGTTATACAACTACGTAACTGTATGGATAACAAAGGAGTGGAATTTGTCGctactatttatattttcatttcctgtttttttgtccattttcttcttttttttccctcaAAAAAGATctatctccttttttttcttattatttttgtatgaaGGGGTGTActgaaaatttttcttaGTTAGTCTTAGTATAGAGGAACCGAACATGTATATGGACCCAAAATTTTCTAACCACACAGTTTTGTATAATGAATGAGAAGCTATATTTGagtttaaaataatttctgACCATACAGAATtcgtaaaattataaaaaaatatatcattttttggTAATGTCGAATTTTTACATTCTCCACCtattatgaacatataatcattaataataacacaACTGTGTCTATATCTTTTTTCTGGTATATTGCCCTTACCAATTATTTCAAAACATTTATTCGattctatattatataaatacaaattattacaaaaatttaaatttattttattactattaaaactataataatttatccCTCCAAATATGTACaggttatatttataataagcACATGTATGACCTGCTCTTTTCCCTAGCcatttaatactttttatttttatacctttttttatcaaatcacatatgtacgtacattttttattattcaaacagttataacaaaatttatgACTTCTctcataatataaattgGTGCTCTTTTTTGCCACCCATCGCTTATCAGCGCTTCCTACTTCCTCACCCTTAACCTCCTTATCACCATCACTACACTTTCCGTTTCTATTTGTTTCATCTAACACATTTACTGGGTCAAAAAGAAGACTATAAAAATCTTCATTCTTGTTATATTCCTCGACTTTTAGCTTTTCCCTGAGCTCTTTATTTATGTACCCTCCTCCGAACAGTTCGTCTGTATAACAACCCTcgttgttactattattgctGTTGATGTTGCTACTACCAAtggtaaaattattattattattattattgctactaatactgttactactactacttcCATCACTACGCACGGCAAAATCGTTAGtactgttattgttactaaGACCCATGATGAAATTATTACTGTTGTTGTTACTACTATCAATGATGTAGTTATTTGCAATGGTGGAGGTGTTAAGAGTAGCCATGGTAGCCAAGGTGGTATCGTTGTCTAGTGATATGAGCTCATTTACATCTTCACTATTATGATTTCTTTTCTCTTGGGTAAAACTGTTCATACTGTACGAAATATCATTcgataaaacaaaacaaaaattattatttctgtCTTCCTCTATTGCACCTGTGTAACTTCCAAtggcatatttattttcatcatacGTAACGAAACAAGCATCTTTCTTAAAATCAAAGGAGCTTCTATTTCCTCcttttatgataaaattgctattactattttcataattatttttattttttgcattaaCATGGTCATGAAACGGAACATGTACATTAACATTTTCGCTATATTCACTAACCCTCTTCCAACATTGTGtatcttcattattatttccatACTGATATAACTCTATCCACTTGTTCTTATAAAAATCGTAGACATATAAGTcgttataaattatatcaatGTATTCATTTTCCTTCTTAGTAGTATTTCCTTTACCtccaaacaaataaattaatgaataagAATTTTCATACACACTGcatattgaaaaataatcCCTTGCCTttattaatctttttttcttcttacaACAATTGTTGTTTctgttttgtaaaaattcataaaattcgGACACTCCGCTAACATACTCTTCATGGTCATACGTTTTGTCTTCACAGAAACTTCTCTCATAATCTTTGATTAACTCATCATCTTCGCACATGCCTTTATTTAATCTGCTTAACCCCTTTGTCCCTTTTAACCCAATTACTTCACCATCGTGCATATAGCTACACTTGTTAATCTCATcaatatttcttttcctaTTCGCTTCTATGTATAGATCTGCGTCCACCTGACCTAACTCGTCTTTACTCTCTGACTTCTTCCCATTACCTCCTACGCCCACTGCTGCCCCTGCTGCCCCTGCTGCTACACCAACTTCTACCCTCGCTTCTTCCCCCACTAGTCCTTCTTTCACCCCATGCATTTTAGCGTCCTCCGATTTACTCTTACCAGGGGAAGACTTCCAATCGTTTCTTAACATATCCAGGATGTACGAAAAATTCTCGACATTTTTTTGAAGTGCATCTACTACAATTGTGCCAAACAAGGTGTTCATATTATGTACGTTTactttacatatattcataaaccGTGCATTACTACtaatgataaatatacaaCCATTCAGATATACTATATCggtataatttataaaagaaatattatttaaatatttataggCTACATTTTTACTACTTATCTCATCTTTCATATCATATGTGGACATTTCAAAAtttggatttttttttatagatatttcttcgtatatatttaaaaatatataccaaacattattatatggtgtatataaataaatgcattttttaattttatcaaaaatatatatgttatcaTTTAAAACACATACTCCATCACATCTGTTTTTGTATACCTTTGCATCAAAACCTATGTTATCAATGTTAAATTCGTaatttgatttatttatatttatatttacatttttgttttctttgtTACATGTGTTGCTGTTATTACTGCTGTTAACGTTTTCATTGTtcttattgttgttattataattgttgttattataattgttgttattataattgttgttattattgttgttgttattgttattatcgtttttatttctattatcgtttttatttctattatcgtttttattgctattaacatttttattgctattatcgtttttattgctattatCGTTTTTAGTgctatttaaaatatttttactgttCAGTTTGCCATATTCCAGTTCGATTTCgttaatatctttttttttcttttttgcattttcttctttaatttttcctgCATTGTTCAAGTAACTagctaaatttttttgttcatttggttttttatttttttctttattgtttttcttttgcttatttttcgaatttctgttatttaatattaacgTATGAGAAGACGATTTGGACGAGCTGCTATTATTGCTATAACTATTACTCAGGCCAACAATATTActaattaaattttcattttcaatattgttataattgtatgcattaatatttctattatatatactcttGCTTTTGTTATACAAAtagtttattatattcataattacATCTTACTGTtcgtgaaaaaaaaaaaaaaaaaaaaagaaaacgtaTACGTGcgcacacacatacatacgtacgtatatatatatatatatatatatatatatatatatatatatatgcttatgcTTATGTGTGTGcgtgtttttatttaatatattattatatattaaaaataaaaaattgcataaaaataaattcaagcATATGCATAACAATGCCTACAAAAACATCATATTTCATAATCTCGCattatcattttaaaaatatgtttttcaaaataaaataggcACAACAAAATTACACCGCTATTGTTTTTTCAGCAGTATTCGGTagaatttttctattaaaattATGCCTTCCTAACACAACAATGCGTTAAGgaaaatatgtacacaccTGTTCccataataattaaatatatatgtgagcatttatataaatacaagtatatgtgtgtaaatatgttatcatatttatgcgtgtattcatatatatatgtgtgtattcatatatatatgcgtgtattcatatatatatgcgtgtattcatatatatatgtgtgtattcatatatatatgtgtgtattcatatatatatgtgtgtattcatatatatatgagtgtatttaaaaacaataaaaaaaaaaaaaaaaattaaatttcaCCACTCataatgaaatttatatatgttttaaagtCCCTGCTCACATATTCatgtatacgcatatatgtgcatgtattcATACGGATGTACAAATATGCAAACTTATGGGCAAAATATGTACAATCTGTATGAATGCACACAATTatgtacaaacatatatgtacatatatatatgtatacatatacacatgtacgtatgtatgtgcatatgtgcgtatgtatgtatttatctATGTAAACGCCTCCTACGAACAAAAGCTATAGCACACGTGGTACGTGGCAATAAACAACATTACAATACCCTTAAATATTTGTTCTCTTACCAAAAGTCATTCATAATAAGCTTGGGGATTtaagatacatatatacttaaatatatatatacttaaatatatatatacataaatatatacatacataaatatatacatacacaaatatataaaaatataaatacataaatatataaatatatatatacacaaatatataaatatatatatatatataaatatatatacatatacatatacacatatatacattcatatatgcatatatatacgtacatatatttacatatatgtacaatcttacgagtatattttttatttaaaaaaaaaaaaaaatcataatttttttgcaaaattaacttaaaaaaagtaatattttttgtactaacattatatacatttgttcatatatacattcgtatttgtatatatgtatactcgtgtatatgcatattatttttgtataatgtatttaaaaacaatattttttatcttcaaAATGAAACCGCAAACATACTAGCGCGCAAAATTCACACCAAGCTGGCAATGGTagtattatttcattttactatAACTTTACATGTATTTTTGATGAATACAATTATGcccattttatattttaaaataagattatttttttattttaaggaaattttacgtatttttcttttagttCTTAGAAGACATTTAACATTTTTGCAACTtgacatttttatataaatttttttcttttcaaattagtgtcattttcttttcaaataacttttttaaattaaccATATTAATGTTTTAACGTTTCTTGAAGtttacaaaaaacaaaaaaaataaaataatacaaataaaaattattttaatattttttttattcagtTAATTTCAAGatataagaaatttttaCTCAAAAAGAGTTACGCATTTCTGTAAAATTCTTTtgaagttttatttttaccagTTCAAGAAAACtgaaaatacataaaaacaaatttttgcATAAATCTTGAATGGTCATAATACGTGTATTTTATCTTTGCTTATTGCCAAATAATCCATTTTATTACTTAAATGTTTTGTTCAGTTTTAAATGAATactattttctaaaaatttaatttaaatagtaagctttttttgataaaacaTACCACCTGTtgtaacaaaaaagaaaaagtagaaagatgaaatataaaagacaaaggaataaaaggaaaaaaaaaaaaaaagaaaattgaaATGATAATATACTAACAGCTGAACAAGTTTAACAACTACATATCTACTTGTCAAAAATCCATAATCAATTtggtatttttatttttttattggaccattttttttattttattatttgatcattttgtttattttattttttatttgtaaaatacCCTCATGGGGTTTACAAAATTTAGAATGattgttttatttctacATATAAGAACAAACAATTTagattttaataaaacattaatctttttttttttttttttatattgctATACACTCCATTTTGGTTcagaatttttctttttcgtttGAAGCAAGAAAACggtgaaaatgaaaaaaaagagtattcataaaaaaaatgaaaaaaaaaggtaaatatatatacgcatatatatttacaaatttttaaaaattccaAAGAATATGTGGACATGTCcagtgaaaaataaaaaaataagataattttaccgcattaattatatatatatgtatatgcatactgCGCATATAtgatgcatatatttatctttgtTCCTGTTATATGTGAGCAaagggaataaaaaatatcatttttatataccttGAAAAATTCCATCTTAAATGcttaaaataataagtaGCATAACTCAAACGGGGTAAACAAGAAACGCATACTGAATATAtgtccatatatatacatatatatatgcatatacatgtattatgtatgtatgtatacatgtatgtctAGACGTATGTTCATATGTAGCTGCAAATTGTATCAAATTcaaaatgcatataaatgtatgtttatatatatatatatatatatatatatatttatttatttatttatttattaatgtttacttatgcaaaaaattgatttacatgtatacaaAAAAGAATCATAACTATGGCATTTTTTTGCATGATATACATGATCAATTTAACAACCCATAgagaaatatagaaaaaagaaaaattctaATTGGTAACAGATTTAGTTCTACTTATTTAGCTATCCTAACCAAGTTTTTCTGccttcaaaataaaatttttggtAAAATTTAAGTTCTTTCATaataatgctttttttttttttttttgttttgtatgcaaaaaaatataataaacttcccttttgttatttaaatattaagtctgaagtaaattttttttttttaattatgcatatatatatatatatatatatatatatatgttgtatttaagcatgtaaaaatatgaatggACGTAGGCGTATATGGGTGGATTGTAAATGAAgtattacataataatacaaaaagatctacatgtaaataaatatgcgtaaatatgtacatatatatacaaaaattcaTGTATGCATGCTGCATGCCATTTTTTGTTGTCTTGccttttttgcctttttttttttttttttttttgcatattccATACCAGGTGGGGATGAAAACTTGAATAAATAgctatacaaaataaattcaaaacataaaaaaaaaaaaaaaggaactatatatgtataaaaataaaaaaatgcgaGCAGCAtgtaaattgaaaaaatatatacaatattgtGTTTCAacaatacatattttatatcttctCCGGATCAAAATTtgctattttatataaattaacataatattaaatctatgtaaattaatattatgttttttatttagtatTATCATAtaggataaataaatattactatatttaaattttttttttttttttttgtagctATAATACTACAAAagtatttcttattttttttttttttatttcatgcaacactatattattattgcatATAGCTTTATTCTGCTACAGTTGTATTACTGCACATtgttatgtacatttatacaagtatatacatgtatatatggacATACAAACAAAAAGCATTACTAGGTTACATATACCATatgttttgtttatatttttgagtttatctctttttatatgcatttaaCATGCAAATGGTTATATCTGCATGGTTCagtattgaaaaaaatgtgcATTGACCAAAATACTGCcattgtacatataatatatacatatatatgtatatgtaatataaatatttatacataaatgtatccgtaatataaatatttatgcaatcgtgtatacataataaaaatatttatacatgtatacataggTACATATgcaatatatgtataaatgcgtattttttaaaaggccTTCTCAATTAttagcttttttttaaaagaaaaaaattttttcttcttatttttttttttttagagtaatattattagctgtgatattaatattttattttattttattttttattttattttattttttattttattttatttttttttttttttttttttttttttttgtttcttctttattttatttggtttttaattttattgcGTTTTTTCATAGAGaatgtgtttttttttaacgaaACTTTTAACCTTAGGATTTAGTTATATGCCTTTActgttattttataaaacaacATGAAACTTAATGAACAAAAGCttatcaaaatatatgaacgaATGTACATGATTTTTAGAATACAAAAAACATTCTTGCTTGTGAAAAagaacatattattatacgtATAGAGTATATTTGCATCCgcttgtttttaattttatattacgcATTGAgtaatatacacataatacatacctagtacgtatatatatataaatacatatacgtacatacatatacatatatatctatctatatatgtgCGGGGAATCTATATTTCCTGACTCTTTcatatattcaatttttaacGTACAAGTCAAATATATTCCATGCTCAGTAGACCACATATAATAGATAGTATGAGTAGGTGGCTTAATCATTTATGCAATATTATATAGTTAATGCCATACTATTTAGTTACGTGAGGTTTACTtgcttaattatttttgcataaatacatgaatatatatatatatatactcatatatacacacatatataacgCACTCCTACATGCAATACCtatgactttttttttttttttcaatttttcactatatattatacgttaatagataaaattataaaattttagttTCATATGCACATTAATTTGCTATGTGTTATGTATCTTTTCTAATCccaaaattgtaataatgacatctaatatatttttaccttttaaaatttgCAAGAGCGAATTAGtttcattaaaatgaaaagcgTTCTTATAACtacgtaaaaatatatatatagataaatacatacgtacatacatgcatgGATAAAAATACACAAGTACATTCTTGCATACATGATAATACGCAAGCATATACATGCGTCGACAAaaatacgtatgtacattcatgcatagatacatacatacgtaaaaATTTGCATCCTTACATACAAGCATAGataaatacatacgtaaAAATTTGCATCCTTACATACAAGCATAGataaatacatacgtaaTAACTTGCATCCTTACGCACAAGCatagatacatacatacgtaaaaACTTGCATCCATACGTACACACATTTTTTGAAACCTGCTTTCAACCCtccttcttccttttttatgcACACTCTAAGAATTTTTTGTTGCAATTAACTTATAAAAGGGGTATACAAATTGTGAGGcacatttcaaaaaaaaaaaaaaaaaaaaatttacgaaAGTGTTAAAAACAAGATATACTACGTTATGTTTTGTGAAACACgttaataaatttgtttatagTTAATAGAAAAAGGGAAGGCATAATAACactaagaaaattttttaagagCATCCGTGTTTTGccttacatgtacatataacataaatatatatatatatatatatatatatatatatatatgtaaataaataattacgaacggtgaattattttttattttttcacttactactttttactttttatatttttatttttttactttatcattatatcactttgtaattttataatttattttttttattattatatttatttttttattattttattattatttttatttttttattattttattattatttttattttattattattttattattatttttattttattattattttattattacttttatttttttattattttttttatttttttattattttattttattattattattattatttttttcttagctattccatttaattttattttccagtttttacttctttttaccaaattaaagatatattgTTCTTGTTCATGTTATTGTTCTTATTCTtatatcttttctttcttttttttttttgtttttccttaatTTATTACTCCTTTAAGAATTCAGTTTTTTCATTCCCTTTTGAGAAATtcaatttatctttttttttccgccCCTTTCTCGCATTTATAAGAACAAACAGGGTgaaacataaatttatatgcacatgcacatacatacatatatatatatattatataatatatatatatatatatatgcataagtttatatgtgtatatgtaagGATTATACGAATATACgcagttttattttacaaaataataattcacttatatacacattattCATTTGCGTTTGTTCGCATTGTAATTATATAGCACATAAGCTCGTGcataatagatatataaatactaatgtataaatttataataatatacacatatataaaataatacacacatttataaaataatacacacatatataatattacgtacataatatatacgtacataacacatacttacatacgtacatatttatatatatattattttgttctgtATGTATTTGAGCAAACATACATGTTTACATTGTacacttaaatttttttgctttctcAATTTTACCTCCATTTTAATTACTATTTaacaaacaaaatatatatatatatacgaacaAAGTGTActtaataagaataaaatcctataaaatttatgataatttttattagattttttttttatttttacattttcacatttttaagtattttcatatttatatatatatatatatatattata
This genomic interval from Plasmodium brasilianum strain Bolivian I chromosome 13, whole genome shotgun sequence contains the following:
- a CDS encoding hypothetical protein (conserved Plasmodium protein), producing MNMSGNFYFLILLINVLTKIITSVNSRNINYLKTNNSIYSKYYNNEPVYNTYNPILNYDILDLIKVYGRLAEHGEYDSLNIVVNVGDSEGKEVETREEAKKVGEVETGVGVGEGVESTIDVKSTSEMRETKYCMNPFKKLISFFKSSSKHDNKRVNWFHHFLKYGKMNFTDFKNAILYLKFKWPRDSLFPSYNIFLFEKGLSKNSDSPLIRKKVEHYIQYQEINENLLKSCFYCFSDGKEYVTAYDILNKFIQWKKNNKWKKENEKRSFFLFIRKYNNTDDSIDWYTFKNKIDSYTVHLYESKK
- a CDS encoding kelch domain-containing protein, with translation MNIINYLYNKSKSIYNRNINAYNYNNIENENLISNIVGLSNSYSNNSSSSKSSSHTLILNNRNSKNKQKKNNKEKNKKPNEQKNLASYLNNAGKIKEENAKKKKKDINEIELEYGKLNSKNILNSTKNDNSNKNDNSNKNVNSNKNDNRNKNDNRNKNDNNNNNNNNNNNYNNNNYNNNNYNNNNKNNENVNSSNNSNTCNKENKNVNININKSNYEFNIDNIGFDAKVYKNRCDGVCVLNDNIYIFDKIKKCIYLYTPYNNVWYIFLNIYEEISIKKNPNFEMSTYDMKDEISSKNVAYKYLNNISFINYTDIVYLNGCIFIISSNARFMNICKVNVHNMNTLFGTIVVDALQKNVENFSYILDMLRNDWKSSPGKSKSEDAKMHGVKEGLVGEEARVEVGVAAGAAGAAVGVGGNGKKSESKDELGQVDADLYIEANRKRNIDEINKCSYMHDGEVIGLKGTKGLSRLNKGMCEDDELIKDYERSFCEDKTYDHEEYVSGVSEFYEFLQNRNNNCCKKKKRLIKARDYFSICSVYENSYSLIYLFGGKGNTTKKENEYIDIIYNDLYVYDFYKNKWIELYQYGNNNEDTQCWKRVSEYSENVNVHVPFHDHVNAKNKNNYENSNSNFIIKGGNRSSFDFKKDACFVTYDENKYAIGSYTGAIEEDRNNNFCFVLSNDISYSMNSFTQEKRNHNSEDVNELISLDNDTTLATMATLNTSTIANNYIIDSSNNNSNNFIMGLSNNNSTNDFAVRSDGSSSSNSISSNNNNNNNFTIGSSNINSNNSNNEGCYTDELFGGGYINKELREKLKVEEYNKNEDFYSLLFDPVNVLDETNRNGKCSDGDKEVKGEEVGSADKRWVAKKSTNLYYERSHKFCYNCLNNKKCTYICDLIKKGIKIKSIKWLGKRAGHTCAYYKYNLYIFGGINYYSFNSNKINLNFCNNLYLYNIESNKCFEIIGKGNIPEKRYRHSCVIINDYMFIIGGECKNSTLPKNDIFFYNFTNSVWSEIILNSNIASHSLYKTVWLENFGSIYMFGSSILRLTKKNFQYTPSYKNNKKKKEIDLF